A section of the Bacillus pumilus genome encodes:
- a CDS encoding condensation domain-containing protein, whose protein sequence is MSRHESLRTSFHMVDDELVQKIDENLICQLQYFYADSNTGVEKAIQSFIRAFELDVAPLCRFGLVHLTENKYLLLIDMHHIITSYR, encoded by the coding sequence GTGAGTCGTCATGAATCCTTGCGGACTTCATTCCATATGGTGGATGATGAACTTGTTCAAAAAATTGATGAGAATCTGATTTGTCAACTTCAGTATTTTTATGCGGACAGTAACACAGGTGTAGAAAAAGCTATTCAATCATTTATAAGGGCTTTTGAATTAGATGTAGCTCCTTTATGTCGTTTTGGCCTGGTACATTTAACAGAAAATAAATACTTATTGTTAATAGACATGCATCATATCATTACATCATA
- a CDS encoding phosphopantetheine-binding protein, translating into MERVPSTLLSRISKQFQVQVPINEIFSRPTIKELSEYVQKTDEKTYLPTIERVEHQKYYPASSVQKRLHSIHHIDETKMTYNMPMVLSIEGALANHCESS; encoded by the coding sequence ATGGAAAGGGTCCCGAGTACTCTTCTGTCGCGTATTTCAAAACAGTTTCAAGTACAAGTACCAATTAATGAAATCTTTTCACGCCCAACAATTAAAGAGTTATCAGAATACGTTCAAAAGACAGACGAAAAGACATATCTTCCAACAATTGAGCGTGTAGAACATCAGAAGTATTATCCAGCATCATCTGTTCAAAAACGATTACACTCTATACATCATATAGATGAAACGAAAATGACTTATAATATGCCAATGGTATTAAGCATCGAAGGTGCTTTAGCAAACCATTGTGAGTCGTCATGA